The genomic interval TAATACAATATATTTGAAATACAAATTTGACAGATTACCCTTTACTCTATATAATACAAACTATATTGTTCAATACATTCTATACATATTGAACAAATTGACTTTTGCTGAAGGGAGGCATGGTCGATGGACGAGAAAAATGATGACCTCCAGCGAATTGAAGCATCGCGGGACATTTTAAGTAGTGCTATTGCTCAAACCATGGTCATCTATGGTGTGACACCATCTGTCGGAAGAATTTACAGTACGCTCTATTTCGCGGATAGGCCTCTTAATCTTGATGAAATCAAAGACGAGGTGGCGATGAGCAAAGGAAGCGTAAGCACGGGGCTGCGCGAGTTGCTTGATACGGAAATGGTCATTAAGGTTTGGAAAAAAGGGGATCGAAAGGATCATTTTATTGCAGAAAAGGACTTTTTCCGAAATTTCTTCGCCTTTTTTGTAAAAATGTTGCGGCAAGAGCGGAATATTATCTCGCGGGCGAATGAACAAGTAGAAGACACACTACAGGAAATAGCAGCCAATGGGGAGTCAGAAGAAGCAAGAGAAATGGCTCAAAAAGATCTGGCCGATATACAGCAGACCAATATTTATTTTGATTGGACGCTAAGACTGGCTAATGCGCTGGAATCCGGCGATATATACAATTTTATCCCAAAACACAATCAAGAAGGTGATGACACTGGACACAACAAAAACAGCTCTAATCATAATTGACATGCAAAATGAAAGTCAGTTTGGTATTCATGGCGTCGATAACATAGTCGATTCGACCAGCAAGTTAATAGCCGAATGTCGCAAACACAACATCCCTATTATTTATACGCGGCAAATTAACCGCCTAGACGCGGTAGGATTATCCAAACAAGAACCCTTAAATCAAGATGACGAGCCTGTATTTTATCATAGTGGCACCGATGCAATCGACATCATCGACGCCATTCAACCAGAAAGCCATGATATTGTCATCGATAAATATCGCTGGAGCGGCTTTTACCAGACGGATTTAGATTTGATTTTAAGAAGCATGGGCATTAAACATATCATCCTGGGCGGTGTGGTTACCGACGGCTGTGTGATGACCTCCGTTTTCGACGCCTACTTCCGGGATTATCAAGTAAATCTGGTAAAAGACATTTGCGGCGCAACGAATGAAGGCGCGCACATGAGCTCAATTTTAACGATGGCCAATTGGATTTATAACCTCGCCATTTTTAATTCGTCCGAAATGATTAAAAAACTTTCCGGACAGACCTATACTTTCTGGGAATCGACATATCCGGACCAGTTACAATTCACACCGGAGAATTTGCGTGACGTTTTTGCCCGTCTCGACCAGGAAACACAACCTTCGCAACAGGGCGCGGATTAAGATACAAAAAAATTAGAGGAGGATAACCGCATAATGAAGAACATAAA from Lentibacillus cibarius carries:
- a CDS encoding GbsR/MarR family transcriptional regulator → MDEKNDDLQRIEASRDILSSAIAQTMVIYGVTPSVGRIYSTLYFADRPLNLDEIKDEVAMSKGSVSTGLRELLDTEMVIKVWKKGDRKDHFIAEKDFFRNFFAFFVKMLRQERNIISRANEQVEDTLQEIAANGESEEAREMAQKDLADIQQTNIYFDWTLRLANALESGDIYNFIPKHNQEGDDTGHNKNSSNHN
- a CDS encoding cysteine hydrolase family protein produces the protein MTLDTTKTALIIIDMQNESQFGIHGVDNIVDSTSKLIAECRKHNIPIIYTRQINRLDAVGLSKQEPLNQDDEPVFYHSGTDAIDIIDAIQPESHDIVIDKYRWSGFYQTDLDLILRSMGIKHIILGGVVTDGCVMTSVFDAYFRDYQVNLVKDICGATNEGAHMSSILTMANWIYNLAIFNSSEMIKKLSGQTYTFWESTYPDQLQFTPENLRDVFARLDQETQPSQQGAD